A genomic region of Streptomyces rimosus contains the following coding sequences:
- a CDS encoding TetR/AcrR family transcriptional regulator, producing MRARKERVDAVRNREAVLAAADDLFARSDSPRGVSMDDVAAAAGVGKGTLFRRFGDRTGLIRAVVEARIEPLRQAVEEGPAPLGPGTPPRERVPALLDAILEFKLANRHLSLALEEAGSGSPYQTEYYRWWHTTLRQTLDRLPGHADSGFTAHALLAATRADLVEHLAGTEGLTGERVRADLAAHVAKVLGG from the coding sequence GTGCGCGCACGCAAGGAACGCGTGGACGCCGTACGCAACCGGGAGGCCGTACTGGCCGCCGCCGACGACCTCTTCGCCCGCAGCGACAGCCCCCGCGGCGTGTCCATGGACGATGTGGCGGCGGCGGCCGGAGTGGGCAAGGGCACGCTCTTCCGCCGCTTCGGTGACCGCACCGGTCTGATCCGGGCGGTTGTCGAGGCGCGCATCGAGCCCCTGCGTCAGGCCGTCGAGGAAGGCCCGGCGCCGCTCGGGCCCGGCACTCCGCCGCGCGAACGCGTCCCCGCCCTGCTCGACGCCATCCTCGAATTCAAACTGGCCAACCGGCACCTCTCCCTGGCGCTGGAGGAGGCCGGCAGCGGCAGCCCGTATCAGACGGAGTACTACAGGTGGTGGCACACCACCTTGCGGCAGACCCTGGACCGCCTGCCCGGCCACGCCGACAGCGGCTTCACCGCACATGCCCTGCTGGCCGCCACCCGCGCCGACCTGGTCGAGCACCTGGCCGGTACGGAAGGGCTGACGGGTGAACGCGTGCGGGCGGACCTGGCGGCCCACGTGGCCAAGGTGTTGGGCGGGTAG
- a CDS encoding M20 metallopeptidase family protein has protein sequence MGDDRDSTLLEDARRLLPRITAVRREIHRAPELGTTLPRTQQTVLRELSGLPLSVVPGDRLTSVTATLTGARPGRTILLRADMDALPQTEETGLDFASATPGVMHACGHDTHTAMLLGAARLLAARRERLAGRVVFMFQPAEEICEGALPMIEDGVLETPEGRPVDAAFALHITTRHPSGTVHLRPGPQSAAADMLRITVRGRGAHAAAPYRGLDPVPVACEIVQALQTMVTRTVNVFEPAVLSVTRVTAGTASNIIPDTAEIAGTFRTLSDATRKTVRDGILRVADGVAAAHGLTADVELPDVTPVVSNDPDFTGLVTRAATALLGPERVRTLPHPIMGAEDFAFVLQRVPGAMAFLGACPPGQTPGQVPDNHSSRVVYDEAALAVGAAVHAGVAVGCLRG, from the coding sequence ATGGGAGACGACCGCGACAGCACGCTCCTCGAAGACGCCCGGCGGCTCCTGCCGCGGATCACCGCCGTACGCCGCGAGATCCACCGGGCGCCGGAGCTGGGCACCACCCTGCCCCGCACCCAGCAGACCGTCCTGCGCGAACTGTCCGGCCTGCCGCTGTCCGTCGTCCCGGGCGACCGGCTCACCTCCGTCACCGCCACGCTGACCGGCGCGCGGCCCGGCCGGACGATCCTGCTGCGCGCCGACATGGACGCCCTGCCGCAGACCGAGGAGACCGGGCTCGACTTCGCCTCCGCCACACCGGGCGTCATGCACGCCTGCGGGCACGACACCCACACCGCCATGCTGCTCGGCGCGGCCCGGCTGCTCGCCGCGCGCCGGGAGCGGCTGGCGGGGCGGGTGGTGTTCATGTTCCAGCCCGCCGAGGAGATCTGCGAGGGCGCGCTGCCCATGATCGAGGACGGGGTGCTGGAGACGCCGGAGGGCCGGCCGGTGGACGCGGCGTTCGCCCTGCACATCACCACCCGGCATCCGTCGGGCACCGTCCACCTGCGGCCCGGCCCGCAGTCGGCCGCCGCGGACATGCTGCGGATCACCGTACGCGGCCGGGGCGCACACGCCGCCGCGCCCTACCGCGGCCTCGACCCGGTGCCGGTGGCCTGCGAGATCGTCCAGGCACTGCAGACGATGGTGACGCGTACGGTCAACGTCTTCGAACCGGCGGTACTCAGCGTCACCCGCGTCACCGCCGGTACGGCGTCCAACATCATCCCCGACACGGCGGAGATCGCCGGCACCTTCCGCACCCTGTCCGACGCCACCCGCAAGACGGTCCGCGACGGCATCCTGCGGGTGGCCGACGGGGTGGCGGCGGCCCACGGCCTGACCGCCGACGTGGAACTGCCGGACGTCACACCCGTGGTGAGCAACGACCCGGACTTCACCGGACTGGTCACCCGCGCGGCGACCGCCCTGCTCGGCCCGGAGCGGGTCCGTACGCTGCCGCACCCGATCATGGGCGCGGAGGACTTCGCCTTCGTACTGCAACGCGTACCGGGAGCCATGGCGTTCCTCGGCGCCTGCCCACCCGGCCAGACTCCCGGCCAGGTCCCTGACAACCACTCCAGCCGGGTCGTGTACGACGAGGCGGCGCTGGCTGTGGGGGCGGCGGTGCATGCGGGGGTGGCTGTGGGGTGCCTGCGGGGGTAG
- a CDS encoding benzoate/H(+) symporter BenE family transporter, with product MSSDTTSSDTTSPGTTGSDTTGSGTTPHTQPTGDGTATTTGGPPPDGAPAARPKLFRDASLSAVLAGFVAVVVSYSGPLVIVLAAANAGHLDRAQTSSWVWAISIGSGITCIALSLRTRMPVITAFSTPGAALLVTSLGAYSYAEAIGAFLVTGAVITLVGLTGVFGRLMRQVPTAVVSAMLAGILFSFGTGVFTSLKTAPWIAGAVLVVYLLAKRWIARYAVLLALAAGVVCSAVTSRLDIHVDHIELAKPVFTTPAFSVGSLIGIAVPMILATLASQNAPGMAVLSASGYEPKDRLLIGSTGLASTALAPFGSHAINLAAITAAICTGPEAHRDPRRRYVAGVSCGFFYLLIGAFGSTLVVLFAGLPKELVAAVAGVALFGALAGGLTGAVKEEKDREAALITFLATASGVTIAGIGSAFWGLVFGVVAHLVLTRMRTGRKAAA from the coding sequence TTGAGTTCGGACACCACAAGCTCGGACACCACAAGCCCGGGCACCACAGGCTCGGACACCACCGGTTCGGGCACCACCCCCCACACCCAGCCGACCGGCGACGGGACCGCCACCACCACCGGTGGCCCGCCGCCGGACGGCGCACCGGCAGCACGGCCGAAACTGTTCCGCGACGCCTCGCTGTCGGCGGTGCTCGCCGGATTCGTGGCCGTGGTGGTGTCCTACTCGGGGCCGCTGGTCATCGTACTGGCGGCCGCCAACGCGGGCCACCTGGACCGCGCCCAGACCAGTTCCTGGGTGTGGGCCATCTCCATCGGCAGCGGCATCACCTGCATCGCGCTCAGCCTGCGCACCCGTATGCCGGTCATCACCGCCTTCTCGACCCCCGGCGCGGCGCTCCTGGTCACCAGCCTGGGCGCGTACTCGTACGCGGAGGCCATCGGCGCCTTCCTCGTCACCGGGGCCGTCATCACGCTCGTCGGGCTGACGGGCGTGTTCGGGCGGCTGATGCGGCAGGTGCCGACGGCGGTGGTGTCGGCGATGCTCGCGGGCATCCTGTTCTCGTTCGGCACCGGGGTGTTCACATCGCTGAAGACCGCGCCGTGGATCGCCGGCGCGGTGCTGGTGGTCTACCTGCTGGCCAAGCGCTGGATCGCGCGGTACGCGGTGCTGCTCGCGCTGGCCGCCGGGGTGGTGTGCAGCGCGGTCACCTCGCGGCTGGACATCCATGTGGACCACATCGAGCTGGCCAAGCCGGTGTTCACCACTCCGGCGTTCTCGGTGGGCTCGCTCATCGGCATCGCCGTACCGATGATCCTCGCCACCCTGGCGTCGCAGAACGCGCCCGGCATGGCGGTGCTCAGCGCGTCCGGTTACGAGCCCAAGGACCGGCTGCTGATCGGCTCGACGGGCCTGGCGTCCACGGCGCTGGCGCCCTTCGGCTCGCACGCGATCAACCTGGCCGCGATCACCGCGGCGATCTGCACCGGCCCCGAAGCACACCGCGACCCGCGCCGCCGGTACGTGGCCGGTGTCTCCTGCGGCTTCTTCTACCTCCTGATCGGTGCGTTCGGCTCAACGCTCGTGGTGCTGTTCGCGGGCCTGCCCAAGGAGCTGGTCGCGGCGGTGGCCGGTGTCGCGCTCTTCGGCGCGCTGGCCGGGGGCCTGACCGGCGCGGTCAAGGAGGAGAAGGACCGCGAGGCGGCACTGATCACGTTCCTCGCCACCGCTTCCGGCGTCACCATCGCGGGGATCGGGTCGGCGTTCTGGGGGCTGGTCTTCGGCGTCGTGGCGCACCTGGTGCTGACGCGGATGCGTACGGGGCGGAAGGCGGCGGCTTAG
- a CDS encoding trans-sulfuration enzyme family protein, whose translation MNVRDTFTPWRQDYRPATRAAQGDGWRSPATGSIPPPIELGATFARDERYRSPAGLAYLRDQGTPGYEQVEQVVAGLEGGRDAMVFSSGMAAATAVFQVLPAGARVVVPRTMYFGLTKWLAEFGGPRGLDVVSVPMDDLDAVAAAVAAAPTALLWAESPANPTWLVTDLAACADIAHRAGALFAVDNTVPTPVHTRPFELGADLIMHSGTKYLNGHTDVVAGFLVAAPRPDGAADEAREALWERLRLHRRLTGPILGPLETYLLMRGIRTLFPRMRQISATAQALAEHFAEHPHVSRVAYPGLPTDPGHVIASRQMRGGFSGMLSLHVNGDWQRSLRTAENCELFIRATSLGGVESLVEHRYTFEGPGSTSPKDMIRLSIGLEDAADLVADLEQALERAAKEER comes from the coding sequence ATGAACGTCCGTGACACCTTCACCCCCTGGCGGCAGGACTACCGCCCGGCGACCCGCGCCGCACAGGGCGACGGCTGGCGCTCGCCGGCCACCGGGTCCATTCCCCCGCCCATCGAGCTGGGCGCGACGTTCGCGCGCGACGAGCGATACCGCTCGCCCGCCGGGCTGGCGTACCTCCGCGACCAGGGGACGCCCGGCTACGAGCAGGTCGAACAGGTCGTGGCGGGCCTCGAAGGCGGCCGGGACGCGATGGTCTTCTCCTCCGGCATGGCCGCCGCGACCGCGGTGTTCCAGGTGCTGCCCGCCGGTGCGCGGGTCGTGGTGCCGCGCACCATGTACTTCGGGCTCACCAAATGGCTCGCCGAGTTCGGCGGCCCGCGCGGGCTCGATGTCGTATCCGTGCCGATGGACGACCTGGACGCGGTGGCCGCCGCGGTGGCGGCGGCGCCGACCGCGCTGCTGTGGGCGGAGTCCCCGGCGAACCCGACGTGGCTGGTCACCGACCTCGCGGCCTGCGCCGACATCGCGCACCGCGCCGGGGCGCTGTTTGCCGTGGACAACACCGTGCCGACACCGGTGCACACCCGGCCCTTCGAGCTGGGCGCCGACTTGATCATGCACTCGGGCACCAAGTACCTCAACGGCCACACGGACGTGGTGGCCGGATTCCTCGTCGCCGCGCCCCGTCCCGACGGTGCGGCCGACGAGGCCCGGGAGGCGCTGTGGGAACGGCTGCGCCTGCACCGCCGGCTCACCGGCCCGATCCTCGGCCCGCTGGAGACGTACCTGCTGATGCGCGGCATCCGTACGCTCTTCCCGCGCATGCGGCAGATATCGGCCACCGCGCAGGCGCTGGCCGAGCACTTCGCCGAGCATCCGCACGTCAGCCGGGTCGCATACCCCGGGCTGCCCACCGATCCCGGCCACGTGATCGCTTCCCGGCAGATGCGCGGCGGCTTCAGTGGCATGCTGTCCCTGCACGTCAACGGCGACTGGCAGCGTTCCCTGCGTACGGCAGAGAACTGCGAACTCTTCATCCGGGCAACGTCCTTGGGCGGGGTGGAGAGCCTGGTGGAACACCGTTACACCTTCGAGGGGCCGGGCAGCACCTCCCCGAAGGACATGATCCGCCTGTCCATCGGCCTCGAAGACGCGGCCGACCTCGTGGCCGACCTGGAACAGGCACTGGAACGCGCCGCAAAGGAAGAGCGTTGA
- a CDS encoding FAD/NAD(P)-binding protein, with the protein MTSAPTQRPPVLAVVGMGPRGLGVLERLVSHCTERPFPVTVHLIDPQPPGPGFHLADQPDHLLLNTVCSQVTAFADPRMVDGPTATTGPGLYEWCRSRDLRLAADGYTVREGRGREIEPNDYLPRRLLHTYLTWATDRIRAAAPACMRLVWHRSTALDIRPGAAGRESVLLPDGTAIDADAVFVTVGHHSLYHPERTMAEPRLVSRPYPLPDVLDGIAPGERVAVLGMGLTAMDVIASLTLGRGGRHERISTASSGLRYIPGGREPLIVLTNRTGLPSRSRPHLNPGRLRFVPLALTEAALDARRAARPGGRLDFAEDVLPLIEAEMELAYYRTVAGGQLDDFAAAGAEFARRAERSGWRALLKESRERYGPYPLRGVLGVRAAEGPWADTQEYARWFAGQVADDLGEARTGLGRSPLKESLEVLRDHRDVLRAVVDPPGLDDASLDLFFGTFTATVNRLVIGPQLDRSAELLSLLDAGVLRLGPGPRPKVLAPSGNAASWRLESTCLERPETVEVDHVVAAHVAEPPADQLPGSLLGTLVAAGRVVTLAQRGGSATGLHVTRDGCGIDPAGSVQPRLYFLGPHTEGSSYYNHYVPSPGAPSRALRDAELALRTALDQLTARP; encoded by the coding sequence GTGACTTCCGCACCCACACAACGCCCGCCCGTCCTCGCCGTCGTCGGCATGGGCCCGCGCGGCCTGGGCGTCCTGGAACGCCTGGTCAGCCACTGTACGGAACGGCCCTTCCCGGTCACCGTCCACCTCATCGACCCCCAGCCGCCGGGCCCGGGGTTCCACCTCGCCGACCAGCCCGACCACCTGCTGCTGAACACGGTGTGCTCGCAGGTCACCGCGTTCGCCGATCCGCGCATGGTGGACGGCCCGACCGCGACGACCGGCCCTGGCCTGTACGAATGGTGCCGGTCGCGCGACCTGCGCCTGGCGGCCGACGGCTACACCGTACGAGAAGGCCGGGGCCGGGAGATCGAACCCAACGACTACCTGCCCCGGCGGCTTCTGCACACCTACTTGACCTGGGCCACCGACCGGATCCGGGCCGCGGCGCCCGCATGCATGCGGCTGGTGTGGCACCGGTCCACCGCGCTCGACATCCGGCCGGGCGCGGCCGGGCGAGAGAGCGTCCTGCTCCCGGACGGCACGGCCATCGACGCCGACGCGGTCTTCGTCACCGTGGGACACCACTCCCTGTACCACCCGGAGCGGACCATGGCGGAACCGCGCCTGGTGTCCCGGCCCTACCCGCTGCCCGATGTGCTCGACGGCATCGCTCCAGGTGAGCGGGTGGCCGTCCTCGGCATGGGGCTGACCGCGATGGACGTCATCGCGTCGCTGACGCTCGGACGCGGCGGCCGGCACGAGCGGATATCCACCGCAAGCAGCGGTCTTCGGTACATACCCGGCGGCCGGGAACCGCTGATCGTCCTGACGAACCGTACGGGCCTGCCGTCCCGCAGCCGCCCGCACCTCAACCCCGGCCGGCTGCGCTTCGTACCGCTCGCACTGACCGAGGCGGCACTCGACGCGCGGCGGGCGGCCCGGCCCGGCGGCCGGCTGGACTTCGCCGAGGACGTCCTGCCGCTGATCGAGGCCGAGATGGAGCTCGCCTACTACCGCACGGTGGCCGGCGGGCAGCTGGACGACTTCGCCGCGGCGGGCGCCGAGTTCGCGCGCCGCGCCGAGCGCTCCGGCTGGCGGGCGCTGCTCAAGGAGAGCCGCGAGCGGTACGGGCCGTACCCCCTGCGGGGCGTGCTCGGCGTGCGGGCGGCGGAGGGCCCGTGGGCCGACACGCAGGAGTACGCGCGGTGGTTCGCCGGCCAGGTGGCGGACGACCTCGGCGAAGCCCGTACGGGACTGGGCCGCAGCCCCCTCAAGGAGTCCCTGGAGGTGCTGCGCGACCACCGCGACGTGCTGCGCGCCGTCGTCGATCCGCCGGGGCTGGACGACGCCTCGCTGGACCTGTTCTTCGGCACGTTCACCGCCACCGTCAACCGGCTGGTGATCGGCCCCCAGCTGGACCGCTCCGCCGAACTGCTCTCGCTGCTCGACGCGGGGGTCCTGCGGCTGGGCCCCGGGCCGCGCCCCAAGGTCCTCGCCCCGTCCGGCAACGCCGCGTCCTGGCGGCTGGAGTCCACCTGCCTGGAGCGGCCCGAGACCGTCGAGGTCGATCATGTGGTGGCGGCGCACGTCGCCGAACCGCCCGCCGACCAGTTGCCCGGCTCGCTGCTCGGCACGCTCGTCGCGGCCGGCCGGGTCGTCACCCTCGCCCAGCGCGGGGGCAGCGCCACCGGCCTGCACGTCACCCGGGACGGCTGCGGCATCGACCCCGCCGGAAGCGTGCAGCCCCGGCTGTACTTCCTCGGCCCGCACACCGAGGGCTCCAGCTACTACAACCACTACGTTCCGTCCCCCGGCGCCCCTTCGCGCGCGCTGCGGGACGCCGAACTCGCCCTGCGTACCGCACTCGACCAGCTGACTGCGAGGCCCTGA
- the sbnB gene encoding 2,3-diaminopropionate biosynthesis protein SbnB translates to MFTFDVVPGDSVLKILRDRRGEVLDLVARTYRSHEAGATVNPDSYFLRFPEKPDSRIIALPAFLGADVQMAGIKWISSFPRNTENGVPRASAVLILNDYETGYPIAILEAANISAARTAASAAVAATALRPDGYEGSRIGVVGGGVIARNICDYLHAAGCAPDAYVVHDLHEPSARALAGHIGDTQGRPATVTGDLETALDAETVVFATTALEPYVHRQFEAGQLVLNISLRDLAPDVILGAQNVLDNVEHCMKANTSPHLAEQLTGNRDFVAGTLAGVLDQQVKLTADRPVIFSPFGLGVLDLAVGAFALQQARADGTAVSVPNFFGETRRW, encoded by the coding sequence ATGTTCACCTTCGACGTGGTGCCGGGCGACTCCGTACTGAAGATCCTGCGCGACCGGCGCGGCGAGGTCCTGGACCTCGTCGCCCGGACCTACCGCAGTCATGAGGCCGGTGCGACGGTCAACCCGGACAGTTATTTCCTGCGGTTCCCCGAGAAGCCGGACTCGCGCATCATCGCGCTGCCCGCCTTCCTGGGCGCGGACGTCCAGATGGCCGGCATCAAATGGATATCCAGCTTTCCGCGCAACACGGAGAACGGGGTGCCCCGCGCCTCGGCCGTGCTCATCCTGAACGACTACGAGACGGGTTATCCGATCGCGATCCTGGAAGCAGCGAACATCAGCGCCGCCAGGACCGCGGCCTCGGCCGCCGTCGCGGCGACGGCCCTGCGCCCGGACGGGTACGAGGGCAGCCGTATCGGCGTCGTCGGCGGCGGCGTCATCGCCCGCAACATCTGCGACTACCTGCACGCCGCCGGCTGCGCTCCGGACGCCTACGTGGTCCACGACCTGCACGAACCGTCCGCCCGGGCGCTCGCCGGGCACATCGGCGACACCCAGGGACGCCCCGCGACCGTCACCGGTGACCTGGAGACGGCGCTGGACGCGGAGACCGTGGTGTTCGCGACGACCGCGCTGGAGCCGTACGTCCACCGGCAGTTCGAGGCCGGGCAGCTGGTGCTGAACATCTCGCTGCGCGACCTGGCCCCGGACGTGATCCTGGGCGCGCAGAACGTCCTCGACAACGTCGAGCACTGCATGAAGGCCAATACGTCGCCCCACCTGGCCGAACAGCTCACCGGCAACCGCGACTTCGTGGCCGGGACGCTGGCCGGGGTGCTCGACCAGCAGGTGAAGCTCACCGCGGACCGGCCCGTGATCTTCTCGCCGTTCGGGCTCGGCGTCCTCGACCTGGCCGTGGGCGCCTTCGCCCTCCAGCAGGCACGCGCCGACGGTACGGCCGTCAGCGTGCCCAACTTCTTCGGGGAGACGCGCCGGTGGTGA
- the sbnA gene encoding 2,3-diaminopropionate biosynthesis protein SbnA, translating to MYDLIPDDLFIRADELVPGSSVFLKIEGLNPAGSVKLKTAVALVAEAENTGRPFPATRLIESTSGNLGVALAMVCAAKGYALTCVTDPNANAQSVRLMEALGAEVVVIDVRDGNGGYLQSRINYIHERLRRERNTYWLNQYANPAGPRAHRERTGRALVEALGPVDYAFIGAGTTGTLMGCAAYLRDHSPATRVIAVDSLGSVSFGGPAARRHIPGLGTSRRPEILDEKLVDDVVLVPEDEAVEMCRRFAGQRGLLLGGSTGTVLAAVRKAAPDIPPGSVVAALSPDFGERYLETLYDDVWVAERWPHLLDPETEMDQARA from the coding sequence GTGTACGACCTGATCCCGGATGATCTCTTCATCCGGGCCGACGAACTGGTACCGGGAAGCTCGGTCTTCCTGAAAATCGAGGGCCTCAATCCGGCCGGCTCGGTGAAACTCAAGACGGCCGTGGCGCTCGTCGCCGAGGCCGAGAACACCGGCCGTCCCTTTCCCGCCACCCGGCTCATCGAATCCACCTCCGGAAATCTCGGGGTGGCGCTCGCCATGGTATGCGCGGCGAAAGGGTACGCCCTGACGTGCGTGACCGATCCCAACGCCAACGCCCAGTCCGTGCGCCTCATGGAGGCACTCGGCGCCGAGGTCGTGGTGATCGACGTACGCGACGGCAACGGCGGCTATCTGCAATCCCGCATCAACTACATCCACGAACGCCTGCGGCGGGAACGGAACACGTACTGGCTGAATCAGTACGCCAATCCGGCCGGCCCGCGCGCCCACCGGGAGCGGACCGGGCGCGCGCTCGTCGAGGCGCTCGGCCCGGTCGACTACGCCTTCATCGGCGCCGGGACGACCGGCACGCTCATGGGCTGCGCCGCGTACCTGCGCGACCACAGCCCGGCGACCCGCGTCATCGCGGTCGACTCCCTGGGGTCGGTCTCCTTCGGCGGCCCGGCGGCCCGGCGGCACATTCCGGGGCTGGGCACCAGCCGCCGCCCGGAGATCCTCGACGAGAAACTCGTGGACGACGTGGTGCTCGTCCCCGAGGACGAGGCCGTGGAGATGTGCCGCCGCTTCGCCGGGCAGCGGGGGCTGCTGCTCGGCGGCTCCACCGGCACCGTACTGGCCGCGGTACGCAAAGCCGCTCCGGACATTCCGCCGGGCAGCGTCGTCGCGGCGCTCTCCCCGGACTTCGGGGAACGGTATCTCGAAACGCTCTACGACGACGTATGGGTGGCCGAACGCTGGCCGCACCTTCTCGATCCGGAAACGGAAATGGACCAGGCGCGCGCCTGA
- a CDS encoding ATP-binding protein: MTTEQDSNNRDRGPMVAGVRNEVSAPVEGHVVQAGVVHGDVHLHPVRERGPVPHQLPAAPRRFTGRTGELTALTAALDEAAESGTTVMISAIGSTGGIGKTWLALYWAHQHVDRFPDGRLFVDLRGFTPLGEPMPTAEAVRGFLNALGVDPSGVPPDLDAQVGLYRSLVADRRMLIVLDNARDTAHVAPLLPGGPACTVLVTSRRHLAGLVTTHGARSLDLDVLSEAEARQLLADHLGAERIAAEPEAVRAFLTCCDGLPLALSIVAARATTHPGFPLSVLAEELRDHATRLDELDAGEIPLNLRAVFSSSYHALSSEAAVLFGLLGLAPGPDISLPAAASLAGLPTARVRALLRELETAHLVSQPTPGRYRLHDLIRLYACDQAHLHQAEDHRDSALRRLVEFYLHTAHTADQLLDPHRESVVLSPPAQGCLPHPLHDKAKALAWLDVEHPCVMAAQRLAVEREWHTLVWQLAPTLHTYHWRRGLLPHQVAVAQAGLTAALRLDDPAAQAPAHRLLAESCALVGRHTEALEHLQESLTLAESAHDLPSQAHTHRVLGWSWGQQGRIGPALDHATRSLGLFQTIGDEEWEARGLNQSAWYSAQLGHYEQAAAYGDKALLLHRRHDNGNGEALSLSVHAYLGLCTGRYTDVLENGRRALTLFREIGNTFHEAVLLEGIGQAHAALGQAVQAAEAWQQALELYRTQHRSDEAERLQRQLAELAGRETGGANGSATADHRPPRGT; the protein is encoded by the coding sequence GTGACGACGGAACAAGATTCGAACAACCGGGACCGGGGCCCGATGGTGGCCGGTGTGCGCAACGAGGTGTCCGCGCCGGTCGAGGGCCATGTGGTGCAGGCCGGCGTCGTCCACGGAGACGTCCATCTGCACCCCGTACGCGAGCGCGGGCCCGTACCGCACCAGCTGCCCGCCGCACCGCGCCGCTTCACCGGCCGGACCGGCGAACTGACCGCGCTGACCGCCGCGCTGGACGAGGCGGCGGAGTCGGGCACCACCGTGATGATCTCCGCGATCGGGAGCACCGGCGGCATCGGCAAGACCTGGCTCGCCCTGTACTGGGCACATCAGCACGTCGACCGGTTCCCCGACGGCCGGCTGTTCGTGGACCTGAGGGGCTTCACCCCGCTCGGTGAACCGATGCCCACGGCGGAGGCGGTCCGCGGCTTTCTGAACGCCCTCGGTGTGGACCCATCCGGCGTACCGCCCGACCTTGACGCGCAGGTGGGCCTCTACCGCAGCCTGGTCGCCGACCGGCGCATGCTCATCGTGCTGGACAACGCCCGCGACACCGCCCATGTGGCCCCGCTGCTGCCGGGCGGTCCGGCCTGCACGGTGCTGGTGACCAGCCGCCGTCACCTGGCCGGGCTGGTCACCACCCACGGCGCCCGCTCCCTGGACCTGGACGTGCTGTCCGAGGCCGAGGCCCGCCAGTTGCTGGCCGATCACCTGGGAGCCGAGCGGATCGCCGCCGAGCCCGAGGCGGTACGCGCGTTCCTGACGTGCTGCGACGGGTTGCCGCTGGCGCTGAGCATCGTGGCCGCCCGTGCCACCACCCACCCCGGCTTCCCGCTGAGCGTGCTCGCCGAGGAGCTGCGGGACCACGCGACCCGGCTCGACGAACTGGACGCCGGCGAGATCCCGCTGAACCTGCGCGCCGTGTTCTCGTCCTCGTACCACGCGCTGTCCTCCGAGGCGGCCGTGCTGTTCGGGCTGCTCGGCCTGGCACCGGGCCCTGACATCAGCCTGCCCGCCGCCGCTTCCCTGGCCGGGCTGCCGACGGCTCGGGTCCGCGCGCTGCTGCGGGAGCTGGAAACCGCCCATCTGGTGTCCCAGCCGACGCCCGGACGCTACCGGCTCCACGACCTGATCCGCCTCTACGCCTGCGACCAGGCCCACCTCCACCAGGCCGAGGACCACCGCGACAGCGCGCTGCGGCGGCTGGTGGAGTTCTATCTGCACACGGCCCACACCGCTGACCAGCTGCTCGATCCGCACCGCGAGTCGGTCGTCCTAAGCCCGCCCGCCCAGGGCTGTCTGCCCCACCCGCTGCATGACAAGGCCAAGGCGCTGGCGTGGCTGGACGTCGAGCACCCCTGTGTGATGGCCGCTCAGCGTCTGGCCGTCGAGCGTGAGTGGCACACGCTGGTGTGGCAGCTGGCGCCTACCCTCCACACGTACCACTGGCGGCGCGGCCTTCTTCCCCATCAAGTGGCCGTCGCGCAGGCGGGACTGACCGCTGCCCTGCGCCTGGACGATCCGGCCGCCCAGGCGCCGGCGCACCGCCTGCTCGCCGAGTCCTGCGCGCTGGTGGGCCGGCACACCGAGGCGCTCGAACATCTCCAGGAGTCCCTGACCTTGGCCGAGAGCGCCCACGACCTGCCGAGCCAGGCCCATACGCACCGCGTGCTCGGCTGGTCCTGGGGGCAGCAGGGCCGTATCGGGCCCGCGCTGGACCACGCGACCCGGTCCCTGGGCCTGTTCCAGACGATCGGCGACGAGGAGTGGGAGGCCCGCGGGCTCAACCAGTCCGCCTGGTATTCCGCGCAGTTGGGCCACTACGAGCAGGCGGCGGCCTACGGCGACAAGGCGCTGCTGCTGCACCGCCGCCACGACAACGGCAACGGCGAGGCCCTGTCGCTGAGCGTCCACGCCTACCTGGGCCTGTGCACGGGCCGGTACACCGACGTACTGGAGAACGGCCGGCGCGCCCTGACGCTCTTCCGCGAGATCGGCAACACCTTCCACGAAGCCGTGCTCCTCGAAGGCATCGGCCAGGCGCACGCCGCCCTGGGCCAGGCCGTGCAGGCCGCCGAAGCCTGGCAGCAGGCGTTAGAGCTGTACCGGACCCAGCACCGTTCGGACGAGGCCGAGCGTCTGCAACGCCAGCTCGCCGAGCTCGCCGGGCGGGAGACCGGAGGCGCGAACGGGAGCGCCACCGCAGACCACCGTCCGCCCCGGGGCACGTAA